Proteins from a genomic interval of Candidatus Wallbacteria bacterium:
- the buk gene encoding butyrate kinase codes for MKILVINPGSTSTKVAVFEDDKLLFDETLRHSSEQLKAFPDIFSQQDFRKKIIHDFLSKHNLKMSDFAGIAARGGPLPPSEGGTYIVDENLLFATRNLYVTEHPSLLAALIAADLGKEANLKSYIVDPVSVDEWHELSRFSGMPELPRISLSHALNMRAVARRTARDLGKKYEELNLIIIHLGGGISVSAHEKGRQIDANNANEDGPFSPERTGTLPVSPLVKLCFSGKYSLQKMKNLIVREGGMTAYLGINDVKEALKLADSGDQKARSVLDSMIYQVAKETGKMAVVLKGKIDAIAVSGGIAYNESLVKILRERIEFLGPVRVYPGEDEMEALALGTLRVLRGEEKAKNFACKADSIR; via the coding sequence ATGAAAATCCTTGTAATCAATCCCGGTTCCACTTCCACAAAAGTAGCCGTCTTTGAAGACGATAAACTTTTGTTCGACGAAACTCTCCGGCATTCCTCTGAACAGCTCAAGGCCTTTCCTGACATATTCTCGCAGCAGGATTTCAGGAAAAAAATCATCCATGATTTTCTCTCCAAACACAACCTGAAAATGTCTGATTTCGCAGGCATCGCCGCCCGCGGCGGACCGCTGCCGCCATCTGAGGGCGGAACCTACATAGTAGACGAGAACCTGCTCTTTGCCACCCGCAATCTCTATGTCACTGAGCACCCATCACTCCTTGCGGCGTTGATCGCCGCTGATCTCGGCAAGGAAGCAAACCTCAAATCCTATATTGTGGACCCGGTCTCAGTGGACGAATGGCATGAGCTGTCGAGATTTTCCGGCATGCCTGAACTTCCCCGCATCAGCCTCTCTCATGCGCTGAACATGAGGGCTGTGGCGAGAAGGACCGCCAGGGACCTTGGAAAAAAATACGAAGAATTGAATCTGATCATCATCCATCTTGGTGGCGGGATCTCAGTTTCTGCCCATGAAAAAGGCCGCCAGATCGATGCCAATAACGCCAATGAGGATGGACCATTTTCACCTGAACGAACAGGCACGCTGCCTGTAAGCCCTCTTGTCAAACTTTGCTTTTCAGGCAAATACAGCCTGCAGAAGATGAAGAATCTGATTGTCAGGGAAGGCGGCATGACAGCCTATCTAGGTATTAACGATGTCAAGGAAGCTTTGAAACTGGCAGATTCCGGCGACCAGAAAGCCAGGTCTGTCTTGGACTCCATGATCTACCAGGTAGCCAAGGAAACCGGCAAAATGGCGGTGGTTCTGAAAGGAAAAATTGATGCAATCGCTGTCAGCGGCGGGATTGCTTATAATGAATCGCTCGTGAAAATTCTGAGAGAAAGGATCGAGTTCCTCGGGCCTGTCAGGGTCTACCCTGGGGAGGACGAGATGGAAGCACTGGCTCTAGGGACGCTGCGAGTATTGCGCGGCGAGGAAAAGGCCAAAAATTTCGCCTGCAAAGCCGACTCTATTCGTTGA
- a CDS encoding CaiB/BaiF CoA-transferase family protein, with translation MTAENKPPRIDWLSGIRVLLIAHYIPGPLAAFLLKALGAEIIKIEPPQFDYMRKLPPFISGKKGRISAYFHAINQGFQSIVVDFKKKGGVDVLSDLIRKCDILIDGNRADFLTDILGGKISELNSEIVHLPITAFGLHGPLKKMAGHDNNILSMSGVLSYTPITDEKTASVFSVQIADITAGYLAALMAVASALGKKNAKSSFRADTVDVSMLHAAFFLNQIYLSALNATGRSPLPGKELLNGGLPNYRMYLTRDCKSVFFGPIEPNLFKNFCVRSGREDLIALDGKDAEKLTAELKKLIGSKALFEWEQLLSGCDCCFTAVSSLEEAAGNEQINHLGLVREVKDEEYGVLKLSGFPAGFTDQSLQPEMAESAPEPGQHTREILKNTLGYQDELVARLVEEKAVSVYVP, from the coding sequence ATGACTGCTGAAAACAAGCCTCCCAGGATTGACTGGCTTTCCGGTATCAGAGTGCTGCTGATCGCCCATTACATTCCGGGGCCGTTAGCTGCCTTTCTGCTCAAAGCTCTCGGTGCGGAGATCATCAAGATTGAACCTCCTCAGTTCGATTACATGAGAAAGCTTCCTCCTTTCATTTCCGGAAAAAAAGGCAGGATAAGTGCATACTTTCACGCCATCAATCAGGGATTCCAGAGTATAGTGGTTGACTTCAAGAAAAAAGGGGGTGTTGATGTACTGAGCGACTTGATCAGAAAGTGCGACATTCTGATTGACGGCAACAGAGCAGACTTTCTCACCGACATCCTGGGTGGAAAAATTTCCGAACTCAACAGCGAAATAGTGCATCTCCCGATAACCGCATTCGGATTGCATGGTCCCCTGAAAAAAATGGCAGGCCATGACAACAACATTCTTTCCATGAGCGGTGTTCTGAGTTATACGCCGATCACTGATGAAAAAACTGCAAGTGTTTTCTCTGTTCAGATAGCTGACATCACTGCCGGATATCTTGCGGCATTGATGGCTGTTGCATCCGCTCTGGGGAAGAAAAATGCGAAAAGCAGTTTTCGTGCTGACACTGTGGATGTGTCAATGCTCCATGCAGCGTTTTTTCTGAACCAGATTTATCTGTCAGCACTGAATGCGACTGGAAGGTCCCCGCTTCCCGGGAAAGAACTTCTGAACGGAGGTCTTCCGAATTACAGGATGTATTTGACCAGGGACTGCAAAAGTGTCTTTTTCGGGCCGATTGAACCGAACCTTTTCAAGAATTTCTGCGTCAGGTCTGGAAGAGAAGACCTGATTGCTTTAGATGGAAAAGATGCGGAAAAGTTGACGGCAGAATTGAAGAAGCTGATAGGGTCCAAAGCGCTTTTTGAGTGGGAACAATTGCTTTCTGGTTGCGACTGCTGCTTTACTGCTGTTTCCAGTCTCGAGGAGGCGGCGGGCAATGAGCAGATCAATCACCTCGGACTGGTCAGGGAAGTGAAAGACGAGGAATATGGAGTTTTAAAGCTTTCAGGTTTCCCCGCAGGCTTTACTGACCAAAGTCTGCAGCCTGAAATGGCGGAAAGCGCTCCAGAGCCTGGTCAGCATACGCGTGAAATTTTAAAAAATACTCTCGGATATCAGGATGAACTGGTTGCCCGGCTGGTGGAGGAAAAAGCTGTGTCTGTTTATGTCCCGTGA
- a CDS encoding bifunctional enoyl-CoA hydratase/phosphate acetyltransferase, which produces MTKMQQVVDAAKKGTKKKIAAACAHDEDVLLSLNRAVGEGIVTPILVGHKTEIEALIKKLGLNNLNAEIIDCETEAEAAEICVKKVSQGEAHLLMKGLMATSTMLKAVLNKEWGLRKGDLLSHIVLMEPENQERLIVITDAGMNIKPDLSQKKMIIENAVELAHKLGIQTPKVAPLCAIETVNPDMQATIDAAILSKMAQRGQIKGCLVDGPLAMDNAVSVEAAKHKKIVSEVAGHADILLVPDIESGNILYKAMGFLTSAHLAAIITGAKVPIVLTSRADSDETKFHSIALAVAVS; this is translated from the coding sequence ATGACTAAAATGCAGCAAGTTGTCGATGCAGCCAAAAAAGGTACCAAGAAAAAGATTGCCGCTGCCTGCGCCCACGATGAAGACGTACTTCTTTCTCTGAATAGAGCCGTCGGCGAAGGCATTGTCACTCCAATCCTGGTCGGCCATAAAACTGAAATCGAGGCTTTGATCAAAAAACTCGGACTCAATAATCTCAACGCCGAGATCATCGATTGTGAGACAGAAGCTGAAGCCGCTGAAATCTGCGTGAAAAAGGTTTCGCAGGGAGAAGCTCATCTTCTGATGAAGGGACTGATGGCCACATCAACCATGCTCAAAGCTGTACTCAATAAAGAATGGGGTTTGAGAAAAGGCGACTTGCTAAGCCACATAGTACTCATGGAGCCTGAAAACCAGGAAAGGCTCATTGTGATTACTGATGCAGGCATGAACATCAAACCTGACCTCTCCCAGAAAAAAATGATCATTGAAAATGCGGTTGAACTTGCCCATAAGCTTGGAATTCAGACACCCAAGGTTGCTCCTCTCTGCGCAATCGAGACTGTCAATCCGGACATGCAGGCCACTATCGACGCCGCGATTCTTTCCAAAATGGCGCAGCGCGGACAGATCAAAGGCTGCCTTGTGGACGGCCCTCTGGCCATGGACAATGCAGTCTCAGTGGAGGCTGCCAAGCATAAGAAGATAGTCAGTGAAGTTGCGGGACACGCCGACATACTCCTGGTTCCGGATATCGAGTCCGGAAACATCCTGTATAAAGCCATGGGATTCCTGACCTCAGCCCATCTCGCAGCAATCATCACAGGCGCAAAGGTTCCAATAGTATTGACATCCCGCGCCGACTCAGATGAAACCAAATTCCATTCCATTGCCCTGGCAGTGGCAGTTTCCTAG
- a CDS encoding bifunctional enoyl-CoA hydratase/phosphate acetyltransferase, whose translation MTWKEIIDKARSSGKIGVAVACADDSVVLSALKKAKDEGLIEGLLVGNRQKIEAELKTLSIPLTDFEIIEAKNDSEAAAVSVNLVRQNRAKALMKGMISTSTLLKAVLDKEQGLRSGGLLSHILAAEIRMRMFFVTDGGMNLYPDLAQKVKIIENAVDIACRLGIPCPKVAPLCAVETVNPDMRATLDAAQLAKMAERGQIKRCIIDGPLALDNAVSMEAAKHKKISGPVAGLADILLVPQIDAGNILGKSLIYFAHAAVGGIIAGAAAPVILLSRADDDATKFNSICLAKAVMC comes from the coding sequence ATGACTTGGAAGGAAATCATCGATAAAGCGAGAAGCAGCGGAAAAATCGGGGTGGCTGTAGCCTGCGCAGATGACTCTGTCGTGCTTTCGGCCTTGAAAAAAGCCAAAGACGAAGGCCTGATCGAGGGGCTGCTCGTAGGCAACCGCCAGAAGATCGAAGCTGAACTCAAGACTCTCTCGATTCCTTTGACGGATTTTGAAATTATTGAGGCGAAAAATGATTCTGAGGCAGCCGCAGTCTCAGTCAACCTGGTCAGGCAGAATCGCGCCAAAGCCCTGATGAAGGGCATGATCAGCACCTCCACCCTGCTGAAGGCAGTGCTGGATAAAGAGCAGGGGTTGCGCAGCGGAGGGCTGTTGAGTCATATCCTGGCTGCGGAAATCAGGATGCGGATGTTTTTTGTAACAGACGGAGGGATGAATCTTTACCCCGACCTGGCCCAGAAGGTCAAGATCATCGAAAATGCAGTGGACATTGCCTGTCGTCTGGGAATCCCTTGTCCGAAAGTGGCCCCATTGTGCGCTGTGGAAACTGTGAATCCCGACATGCGGGCCACACTCGACGCCGCACAGCTTGCCAAGATGGCTGAGCGCGGCCAGATCAAGCGCTGCATCATCGACGGGCCGCTAGCTCTTGACAATGCTGTATCTATGGAAGCAGCTAAGCACAAGAAGATCAGCGGACCTGTAGCAGGGCTCGCAGACATCCTGCTCGTTCCACAGATTGACGCAGGCAACATTCTCGGGAAATCGCTGATCTATTTCGCGCATGCAGCAGTAGGAGGAATCATCGCCGGGGCCGCGGCACCGGTCATCCTTCTCTCGCGGGCCGACGATGATGCCACCAAGTTCAATTCCATCTGTCTGGCCAAGGCGGTAATGTGCTGA
- the buk gene encoding butyrate kinase encodes MKQYRLLVINPGSTSTKTAVYEGDKELFSETIRHDHNEIEKYQKIIDQYEFRSKIIESQLRQKGIELSSLDAVVARGGLLKPIRGGVFEVNEKMISDLKKAERGEHASNLGAIIARDLAAKIKKPSYIVDPVVVDEMDDIARLSGLPEIDRISIFHALNQKATARRAARELGKKYEDITLIVAHMGGGITIGAHKKGRVIDVNNGLNGDGPFSPERTGDLPVSSLVKMCFSGKYTEPEIQKKIKGKGGLMAYLNTADAREVEKMVDKGDKKAALIYEAMAYQVAKEIGALSTVLCGKIDGIVLTGGLAYDKRYIKWITDRVSFLGRVFVYPGEDEMEALRDGGLRVLSGEETANGYN; translated from the coding sequence ATGAAGCAGTACCGGCTCCTGGTGATCAATCCAGGTTCCACTTCCACCAAGACCGCTGTCTACGAAGGAGACAAGGAACTTTTTTCCGAAACGATCAGGCACGATCACAATGAAATTGAAAAGTATCAGAAAATCATCGACCAGTATGAATTCCGCTCCAAAATCATCGAATCCCAGCTCAGACAGAAAGGTATTGAACTGTCATCTCTGGATGCTGTAGTAGCCAGAGGTGGACTTCTGAAACCCATCAGAGGCGGAGTATTCGAGGTCAACGAAAAGATGATCTCTGACCTGAAAAAAGCCGAGCGCGGTGAACATGCCTCCAACCTGGGCGCCATCATCGCCCGTGACCTGGCAGCCAAGATCAAAAAGCCATCCTATATTGTCGACCCGGTAGTGGTGGACGAAATGGACGACATCGCCAGGCTCTCAGGACTCCCGGAAATCGACCGCATTTCCATCTTCCATGCCCTCAATCAGAAAGCCACTGCCAGAAGAGCAGCCAGGGAACTTGGCAAAAAGTATGAGGACATCACCCTGATCGTGGCTCACATGGGTGGAGGAATTACCATCGGTGCCCATAAAAAGGGAAGGGTGATCGATGTCAACAACGGCTTGAACGGCGACGGTCCTTTCTCACCTGAGCGCACAGGCGACCTGCCTGTTTCATCTCTTGTGAAAATGTGTTTTTCAGGCAAATACACTGAGCCCGAGATTCAGAAAAAGATCAAGGGCAAAGGTGGCCTGATGGCTTACCTGAACACTGCTGATGCCAGAGAAGTGGAGAAAATGGTGGATAAGGGCGATAAAAAAGCCGCTTTGATTTACGAAGCAATGGCTTATCAGGTGGCCAAGGAGATCGGTGCTCTCTCCACAGTGCTCTGCGGAAAAATTGACGGCATCGTGCTCACAGGCGGCCTGGCCTATGACAAACGGTACATCAAGTGGATCACCGACAGGGTATCGTTCCTCGGCAGGGTATTCGTCTATCCTGGCGAAGATGAGATGGAAGCCTTGAGGGACGGCGGACTGCGCGTACTGTCGGGCGAGGAAACCGCCAATGGATATAACTGA
- a CDS encoding ferredoxin family protein, with the protein MPKIVIKEEICKGCALCVRLCPKKVIKIGTQLNAKGYHPAVYAGDGCIACRACAMTCPDVAIEIFK; encoded by the coding sequence ATGCCAAAGATCGTGATCAAGGAAGAAATCTGCAAGGGGTGCGCACTCTGCGTCCGTCTCTGCCCTAAAAAAGTAATTAAAATCGGAACCCAGCTCAATGCAAAAGGCTACCATCCTGCGGTTTATGCCGGCGACGGCTGCATCGCCTGCCGTGCCTGCGCCATGACCTGTCCTGATGTGGCAATCGAAATATTCAAATAA
- a CDS encoding 3-methyl-2-oxobutanoate dehydrogenase subunit VorB, with amino-acid sequence MSKKVLMKGNEAIAEAAVRAGCKLYFGYPITPQSEIPEYMSRRLPKIEGGAYIQAETEVSAINMVYGAASTGKRAMTSSSSPGVSLMMEGISYLAGAELPCLLVNIMRGGPGLGNINPEQADYFQAVKGGGHGSYHLIVLAPSSVQEMADLTVEGFNLADKYRNPVMVVAEGNLGQMMEPVEFKESYPQTVDHSAWALTGAKGRPGHVVTSIYLAAEDMEKYIQKLYRKYDLIEKTEVRYEEFMMDDAEVVLVAYGIVSRVVRNVVEALREEKIKAGMIRPITLWPYPKDIIRKRADQAKFFLTCEMSTGQMVEDVLLSVNGKKPVYFYGRFGGMVPTPAEIVAEVKKYYK; translated from the coding sequence ATGAGCAAGAAAGTGCTGATGAAAGGAAACGAGGCCATCGCCGAAGCCGCGGTCAGGGCCGGCTGCAAACTGTACTTCGGCTATCCGATCACTCCGCAGAGCGAGATCCCGGAATACATGTCGCGCCGTCTCCCCAAGATCGAGGGAGGCGCATATATCCAGGCCGAGACTGAAGTCTCTGCGATAAATATGGTTTATGGTGCTGCTTCCACCGGCAAACGCGCCATGACGTCTTCATCCTCTCCAGGCGTAAGCCTGATGATGGAAGGGATTTCCTACCTGGCGGGAGCTGAGTTGCCCTGCCTGCTGGTGAATATCATGCGCGGCGGACCAGGGCTTGGGAACATCAACCCTGAGCAGGCCGACTATTTCCAGGCTGTGAAAGGAGGTGGACACGGCAGTTACCATCTGATCGTGCTGGCCCCGTCTTCTGTCCAGGAAATGGCGGATCTGACTGTCGAAGGTTTCAACCTTGCGGATAAATACAGGAATCCTGTGATGGTGGTGGCTGAAGGCAATCTGGGTCAGATGATGGAACCAGTCGAATTCAAGGAAAGCTATCCTCAGACAGTCGATCATTCAGCCTGGGCTCTTACTGGAGCTAAAGGCCGGCCCGGACATGTGGTGACCTCGATCTACCTCGCCGCAGAGGACATGGAGAAATACATCCAAAAACTTTACAGGAAATATGATCTGATCGAAAAAACTGAAGTCCGCTACGAGGAATTCATGATGGATGACGCGGAGGTAGTGCTGGTGGCCTATGGAATAGTCTCCCGCGTGGTGCGGAACGTAGTGGAAGCCCTGCGCGAAGAGAAGATCAAGGCAGGCATGATCAGGCCGATCACGCTCTGGCCCTATCCCAAGGACATCATCCGGAAACGGGCGGATCAGGCGAAGTTTTTCCTGACCTGCGAAATGTCCACAGGCCAGATGGTGGAAGACGTGCTGCTGTCGGTGAACGGCAAGAAACCTGTTTACTTTTACGGCCGCTTCGGGGGGATGGTCCCCACTCCCGCCGAGATAGTGGCTGAAGTAAAAAAATATTATAAATAG